Proteins from a single region of Fusobacterium gonidiaformans ATCC 25563:
- the murG gene encoding undecaprenyldiphospho-muramoylpentapeptide beta-N-acetylglucosaminyltransferase: MKKVILTTGGTGGHIYPALAVAEGLRNKGIETLFIGSSTRMEKDIVPKANFRFIGLDIYPPRSAKTVIKYLKSFIHAYHILKEEEPDAVIGFGNYISVPVLTMAFLLRKKIYLQEQNADLGFANRLFYRFAQFTFLAFEHTYNTVPIKYQKKFIVSGNPLRSEIHEVNYEEARERLKVQKDEKVLLITGGSLGAQEINNAVLKYWEHFFQAKNVRVYWATGKQNYEEVQEKVKRAKMTDTIKDYFENMIHIMAASDLVVCRAGALTISELIALQKPAVIIPYSLQKVGQYQNAKILEERHSAVIYTNQESEQAIEKVIELLSNEEELRTMGIRMRSLQTPHAVNTIISNLDIWRD; encoded by the coding sequence ATGAAGAAAGTAATTTTAACGACTGGTGGAACAGGGGGACATATTTATCCTGCTCTAGCAGTAGCAGAAGGGCTTAGAAACAAGGGAATAGAAACTCTTTTTATAGGAAGTAGCACAAGAATGGAAAAGGACATTGTACCGAAAGCTAATTTTCGTTTCATCGGTTTGGACATTTATCCTCCGAGAAGTGCGAAAACAGTAATCAAGTATTTAAAAAGTTTCATTCATGCTTATCATATATTAAAAGAAGAAGAGCCTGATGCAGTTATTGGATTTGGAAATTATATTTCTGTTCCGGTACTTACTATGGCATTTCTGTTACGAAAAAAAATATATCTACAAGAACAGAATGCAGATTTAGGATTTGCGAATCGTTTATTTTATCGTTTTGCTCAATTCACTTTTTTAGCTTTTGAACATACCTATAATACAGTACCTATTAAATATCAAAAGAAATTTATTGTATCGGGAAATCCTTTACGTTCCGAAATTCATGAAGTGAATTATGAGGAAGCAAGAGAACGCTTGAAGGTACAAAAAGATGAAAAAGTATTGTTAATTACCGGAGGTAGTTTGGGCGCTCAAGAAATTAACAATGCCGTTTTAAAATACTGGGAACATTTTTTTCAAGCAAAAAATGTGAGGGTATATTGGGCAACAGGAAAGCAAAACTATGAAGAAGTACAAGAAAAAGTCAAGAGAGCGAAAATGACAGATACGATTAAAGACTATTTTGAAAATATGATTCATATTATGGCAGCTTCCGATTTAGTAGTATGTCGTGCCGGGGCTCTGACGATTTCAGAGTTGATAGCTCTACAAAAACCGGCTGTGATTATTCCTTATAGTTTACAAAAAGTAGGACAATATCAAAATGCAAAAATATTAGAAGAAAGACATTCTGCGGTGATTTACACAAATCAGGAATCAGAACAGGCAATTGAAAAAGTGATTGAATTATTAAGTAATGAAGAAGAGTTAAGAACGATGGGAATTCGTATGAGAAGCTTACAGACACCACATGCAGTGAATACGATTATCTCTAATTTAGATATTTGGAGGGATTAA
- the murC gene encoding UDP-N-acetylmuramate--L-alanine ligase, producing MEKIYFVGINGIGMSGLAKIMKCQGYDVVGADLARNYVTEELESLGITVYPEHKACQMQGRDSLIASSAIHSDNPEFQYAKQHNIPLMKRGELLATLLNNKVGIAVAGTHGKTTTSSMMSAVMLSLDPTIVVGGILPEIGSNAKVGMGEYFIAEADESDNSFLFMKPKYAVVTNIEEDHLETHGNLENIEKSFRQFVEQTERKVLVCTDCANVRAVFSENEKIMTYGMDYEANIMAKNVEIVNGKTSFEVLIQGENQGRFYISIPGKHNILNSLPVIYFSLLFGVPKEEIQDKLLHFRGSKRRYDVLYWDQENNRKIIDDYAHHPTEIQATLKGVKSIEKGKIIGIFQPHRYSRVHFLLERFAHCFEGLDELILLPIYSAGEQNESGVSEKDIAKIIPTIPVTCIESKERVVERIMEETREDNHIFIFMGAGDISKLAHEVADRLQK from the coding sequence ATGGAAAAAATATATTTTGTTGGAATTAATGGAATTGGAATGAGTGGTCTGGCAAAAATCATGAAATGTCAAGGTTATGATGTGGTAGGTGCAGATTTAGCTAGAAATTATGTGACAGAGGAATTAGAAAGTCTAGGGATTACTGTCTATCCAGAACATAAAGCCTGTCAAATGCAAGGAAGAGATTCTTTGATTGCTTCCAGTGCAATCCATTCAGATAATCCTGAATTCCAATATGCAAAACAACATAATATTCCATTGATGAAGCGTGGAGAATTATTGGCGACTCTCTTGAATAATAAAGTAGGCATTGCTGTGGCAGGAACTCATGGAAAAACGACAACAAGTTCTATGATGTCTGCGGTCATGTTATCTTTAGATCCTACGATTGTTGTTGGAGGAATTTTACCGGAAATCGGTTCTAATGCAAAAGTAGGAATGGGAGAATATTTCATTGCAGAAGCGGATGAAAGTGATAACTCTTTCTTATTTATGAAACCCAAATATGCAGTAGTAACAAATATAGAAGAAGATCATTTAGAAACACATGGAAATTTAGAAAATATAGAGAAATCTTTTCGGCAATTTGTAGAGCAAACAGAAAGAAAAGTTTTGGTGTGTACTGACTGTGCTAATGTAAGGGCCGTGTTTTCTGAGAATGAAAAGATTATGACTTATGGAATGGACTATGAAGCAAATATTATGGCAAAAAATGTGGAGATTGTGAATGGAAAGACTTCTTTTGAAGTGCTTATTCAAGGAGAAAATCAAGGAAGATTTTACATTTCTATTCCAGGGAAACATAATATTTTAAATTCTTTGCCTGTCATCTATTTCTCTCTTTTATTTGGAGTTCCAAAAGAAGAAATTCAAGATAAATTATTACATTTTAGAGGATCGAAACGACGATACGATGTATTGTATTGGGATCAAGAAAATAATCGAAAGATTATTGATGATTATGCTCATCATCCTACGGAAATTCAAGCAACTTTAAAGGGAGTAAAATCGATTGAAAAAGGAAAAATTATAGGAATTTTTCAACCTCATAGATATAGTAGAGTTCATTTCTTATTAGAACGTTTTGCACATTGTTTTGAAGGATTGGATGAATTGATCTTATTACCTATTTATAGTGCCGGAGAACAAAATGAATCCGGAGTTTCTGAAAAAGATATTGCAAAGATTATTCCTACAATTCCTGTGACTTGTATAGAATCAAAAGAGAGAGTTGTAGAAAGAATTATGGAAGAGACAAGAGAGGATAATCATATTTTTATTTTTATGGGAGCAGGAGATATTTCAAAATTGGCACATGAAGTAGCAGATAGATTGCAAAAATAG